In the genome of Xyrauchen texanus isolate HMW12.3.18 chromosome 33, RBS_HiC_50CHRs, whole genome shotgun sequence, one region contains:
- the si:ch211-141o9.10 gene encoding probable endonuclease 4 isoform X1: MQILCRQNMGPQRKGEKKRKLEEVTETKELQHSDEETSGSIRAEEMALKRKIKENKKYIGAHVSISGGIWKAVEASVAIGGHAFALFLGSQRSWSRPALDPAAAVKFQEACVLHGFDPMHILPHGSYLMNCGSPKEDVLSKSQAMLVDELSRCSALGLSQFNFHPGASMDSSPEQCMQKIAQAINYAHQQTPAIITVLENMSGQGTTIGGQFSELKSIIDRVRDKTRVGVCLDTCHAFAAGYDISEAGGVKNMLDEFDCVVGLHHLKAFHLNDSKGKLGCHLDRHEDIGHGQIGITAFREIVNEPRLDNIPLILETPGRPGFEYAEQIELLYSLCGKN; this comes from the exons ATGCAAATATTATGCAG ACAAAATATGGGCCCACAAAGGAAAGGCGAGAAGAAAAGAAAGCTTGAGGAGGTTACTGAAACAAAGGAGCTTCAACATTCTGATGAAGAAACTTCAGGCAGCATAAGAGCAGAAGAAATGGCACTGAAAAGGAagataaaggaaaacaaaaaatacataggAGCTCATGTCTCAATATCAG GAGGAATATGGAAAGCAGTCGAAGCAAGTGTGGCCATAGGAGGTCATGCTTTTGCCCTTTTCTTGGGCTCCCAGCGCTCCTGGTCCAGACCTGCCCTCGATCCAGctgctgcagttaaatttcaGGAAGCCTGTGTTCTTCATGGCTTCGATCCGATGCACATCCTGCCACATGGATCTTATTTGATGAACTGTGGCTCTCCCAAAGAAG ATGTGTTAAGTAAGAGCCAGGCCATGCTTGTGGATGAGCTGAGTCGCTGCAGTGCACTGGGTCTTAGCCAGTTTAACTTTCACCCTGGGGCTTCTATGGACTCCAGCCCTGAGCAGTGCATGCAGAAAATTGCCCAAGCTATTAACTATGCGCACCAGCAAACCCCTGCCATCATTACAG TGCTTGAAAATATGAGTGGTCAGGGCACCACTATAGGTGGGCAGTTTAGTGAACTGAAAAGCATAATAGACCGGGTCCGTGACAAGACACGTGTCGGAGTGTGTCTGGACACTTGCCATGCTTTTGCAGCAG GTTATGACATTTCAGAAGCTGGGGGAGTGAAGAACATGCTTGATGAATTTGATTGTGTGGTTGGAttacatcatttgaaagcttttcATCTAAATGACTCTAAAG gaAAATTAGGCTGCCATCTGGATCGCCATGAAGACATTGGGCATGGCCAAATAGGTATTACTGCTTTCCGAGAAATTGTAAATGAGCCTCGACTGGATAATATCCCTCTGATTCTAGAAACTCCCGGCCG CCCAGGTTTTGAGTATGCTGAACAGATTGAGCTCCTTTACTCCCTTTGTGGAAAAAACTGA
- the si:ch211-141o9.10 gene encoding probable endonuclease 4 isoform X2 — translation MGPQRKGEKKRKLEEVTETKELQHSDEETSGSIRAEEMALKRKIKENKKYIGAHVSISGGIWKAVEASVAIGGHAFALFLGSQRSWSRPALDPAAAVKFQEACVLHGFDPMHILPHGSYLMNCGSPKEDVLSKSQAMLVDELSRCSALGLSQFNFHPGASMDSSPEQCMQKIAQAINYAHQQTPAIITVLENMSGQGTTIGGQFSELKSIIDRVRDKTRVGVCLDTCHAFAAGYDISEAGGVKNMLDEFDCVVGLHHLKAFHLNDSKGKLGCHLDRHEDIGHGQIGITAFREIVNEPRLDNIPLILETPGRPGFEYAEQIELLYSLCGKN, via the exons ATGGGCCCACAAAGGAAAGGCGAGAAGAAAAGAAAGCTTGAGGAGGTTACTGAAACAAAGGAGCTTCAACATTCTGATGAAGAAACTTCAGGCAGCATAAGAGCAGAAGAAATGGCACTGAAAAGGAagataaaggaaaacaaaaaatacataggAGCTCATGTCTCAATATCAG GAGGAATATGGAAAGCAGTCGAAGCAAGTGTGGCCATAGGAGGTCATGCTTTTGCCCTTTTCTTGGGCTCCCAGCGCTCCTGGTCCAGACCTGCCCTCGATCCAGctgctgcagttaaatttcaGGAAGCCTGTGTTCTTCATGGCTTCGATCCGATGCACATCCTGCCACATGGATCTTATTTGATGAACTGTGGCTCTCCCAAAGAAG ATGTGTTAAGTAAGAGCCAGGCCATGCTTGTGGATGAGCTGAGTCGCTGCAGTGCACTGGGTCTTAGCCAGTTTAACTTTCACCCTGGGGCTTCTATGGACTCCAGCCCTGAGCAGTGCATGCAGAAAATTGCCCAAGCTATTAACTATGCGCACCAGCAAACCCCTGCCATCATTACAG TGCTTGAAAATATGAGTGGTCAGGGCACCACTATAGGTGGGCAGTTTAGTGAACTGAAAAGCATAATAGACCGGGTCCGTGACAAGACACGTGTCGGAGTGTGTCTGGACACTTGCCATGCTTTTGCAGCAG GTTATGACATTTCAGAAGCTGGGGGAGTGAAGAACATGCTTGATGAATTTGATTGTGTGGTTGGAttacatcatttgaaagcttttcATCTAAATGACTCTAAAG gaAAATTAGGCTGCCATCTGGATCGCCATGAAGACATTGGGCATGGCCAAATAGGTATTACTGCTTTCCGAGAAATTGTAAATGAGCCTCGACTGGATAATATCCCTCTGATTCTAGAAACTCCCGGCCG CCCAGGTTTTGAGTATGCTGAACAGATTGAGCTCCTTTACTCCCTTTGTGGAAAAAACTGA